The genome window GAAATCGAACTCCCTACCAGCATTCCAGATCGACTTTCCCTGTTAAGGGAATTTCTGCGAAAAAACCGCTGTCTCATTATCCTCGACGACGTGCAAACCATTCTCAGCAGCGGACAACTAGCAGGAAATTACCGCCCCGAATGCGAAAATTACAGCATCCTATTCAGACAAATCGGAGAAACAACCCACAACAGTTGTTTAATCCTCAACAGTTGGGAACCACCCAGAGAAATTACCGCCTTAAAAGGTGACAATTCACCAGTTCGCAGCTTGAAACTCAAAGGCATAGGTGCAGCAGCAGCCGAAATTTTCCGACAAAAAAGTTTACTGAATCCCGAAACATGGGAAAACCTAATTAATGCCTACCGCGGCAATCCATTGTGGTTAAAAATAGTCGCCACCACTATTCAAGAAATATTCCGAGGTAGGGTTGCAGAATTTTTAAAATATGATAGGATATTCTTAGGTGAAGAATTGGCAGCAACATTGCACCCGCAGATAAATCGTTTGTCAGAATTAGAAAAAAAACTAATCTGCCGCCTCAGCCGCGAAGCAAGTTCAGTTTCAATAGAGCAATTGCGACAAGATGCCAATTTACCGCCCTCCGACTTATTCGACGGGCTGCAATCTTTGGGGAGGCGATCGTTAGTTGAAATAGAAGAACAGGAGAATGAAACGCTATTCAGCGTTTGTCCTGTGGTGAGACAATATGTAATATCACATCCAGTTTGTTGATACTTTCCGACAGTCCGACAGTCCGGCAGTCCGGCAGTCCGGCAGTCCGACAGTCCGACAGTCCGGCAGGGGTTGAAACCCCTGCCTCAAAGCTAAAGTCGGTTAAAACCGACTGCTGAGTGTGATGAAAATGCAATTAATTGTAGTCCTCTGAAGCGAGGACTTTCGCTGTGAGACAGGGGTTTTTAACCCTGTCGGACTGCAATTCAAACGAGAGATTCGATCGCAAATATGAATACTGCTGAACCTTCATTAACTAAAACCGAATTAAGAAAATCCCTCCTCAACACCCGCAAATCCCTATCAGCACATGAATGGAGACAAAAGAGCGATCGCCTCTGCAATCACCTGCAAAACTCGCCCCTATTCACCCAAGCAAAAACAATCCTCGCCTACTTCAGTTGTCGCCAAGAACCAGATTTAAGTCCCCTATTTGTAACTACCCGCAAATGGGGATTTCCCCGCTGTGTCGGCAAAGAGCTATCCTGGCACATCTGGCAGCCCGGAGATGCTTTACATACTGGAGCTTATGGCATACTCGAACCCCTGCCGGATGCTCCGAAAATAGACCACTCAGAAGTAGATTTAATGCTCGTACCCGCAGTAGGCTGCGATGTTCGCGGCTATCGCTTGGGCTACGGCGGCGGCTATTACGATCGAATGCTCAGTTTAGCTGAGTGGGAATCAAAAGTTACGATCGGCATTATCTTTGAATTTGCCTCGATCCCCCAGCTACCAGTTGACTCCTGGGACAAACCGCTGCACGGCATTTGCACGGAAAGCGCTTGCAAAATTGCACAGCGAAAATCTTAAACGGGCATAAACAAATTAATTTTCCGCAATTATGCCTATATCCTCTTAATCTAGAATCTAGAATCTAAAATCTAAAATCTAAAATCTCAAATACTATGGCCCAGCGCTACGTTCGAGTTAAAACAACACAAGGACACATCCATTACGGTTTACTGCAACTGGGCCACAGCGTTCAAGTATTTGATGCACCGCCCTGGTTACAAGGACAACCAACCGATTTGGAACTTTCACCAGATACTTACCAAATTCTCGCCCCGTGCTCTCCCTCAAAAATTGTAGCCGTAGGCAAAAATTATGTCGATCACGCCGCCGAGATGGGAACCCCAGTACCGGAAGAACCCCTGCTGTTTTTCAAGCCTCCGAGTGCTGTCATCCCTGCAGGTGCCGCGATTCGCTATCCGCAGCAGTCGGAAAGGGTAGATTACGAGGGAGAATTGGCCCTGGTGATTGGCGAACATTGTAGCAACTGCACTCCCGAACTAGCACACAGCAAAATTTGGGGCTATACGATCGCCAATGACGTAACAGCCAGAGATTTGCAAAAGCGGGACAACCAGTGGGCGAGGGCCAAAGGGTTCGATACTTTTTGTCCCTTGGGGCCTTGGATTGTCCGCGAATTGAGTCCGGCTGCACAATTGCAGACTTTTGTCAATGAGAGCGAGCGACCGGTACAGTCATCCCAGATCGATCGCATGGTATTTTCGCCAGACTTTCTCGTCTCCTACATCAGTCAAGTAATGACCCTAATTCCCGGCGATGTGATACTGACTGGAACGCCGCAAGGAGTAGGACCGCTACAAATAGGCGATCGAGTCCGCATCGAAATTGAAGGCATCGGCAGTCTTGAAAATACAGTAGTTATTAGTAATGGGTAATTGGTAATTATCACCAACAACTGCCAACTGCCAACTGCCAACTGTCAACTGCCCATTGACTAACGTACCTGCATATAAACAGCATCCGAAAGCGGAGGAATCTCTGCATAGCGTCCCAAAAGCGACTGAACGACGGCATAGACAAATGCAGCAAAAGCGCCCAGAAACACCATGTTATACAGAGTTTCCGCAATAAATGCGACTTGTAAGCCTTTAGAAAAAATCGGCAAAACCAGACCGCACAGCATCAAAACAATGTCTAAAAGAATCGCCTGCATCGCATTAAAACGAATGAAGTGACTGATGTTTTCGTTTCTAACTACTCCTAAATACAGGGCAAAGAAGATAATCAAGCTAGCAAAGGGCAAACTATAAATTTGCATCAATGGAGCTAGCGGAATCAACAACAGTTGCAGGACAGGAAACTGTGTAAACAGAAACCTGCCAAAGGCAAGCCCGTCAACCAACGGGAGCAAATAAGGCAAAGAAGCAAAAATCCGGTCTGGAACAGTTGTAGATCCGCGCCAAGTCATAATGAACTCTCCTGAGTCGATCGATTAACTATGAATTCCTATTAAAGTCAGCATAACGCAGCAGGCTCAGTTCCGACTCGCCCGGAATTTGCTCATTTGTGGGCGGATAGCAGCCTCAAGTACCAGATGCAGGAGAACTTAGATCGAGTCGGGTTAATAGTCACCATGCCCTGCGCGGGCCTATTTGGCCGATGATTATTTAATATTGGCAATGACGAAGCCCATTTGACACTCGTACCGATCGGGCAAATTTTCCGTAGGTTTAGCAACTGGATGTCCGCAGCGAAGCTCTCCACCGCTCCAGCGCGGTTGACCAGTGCGATCGGCCAGCAAACAACTTTGGCAAACACACTGAGGGGCAAGCATCTGATTTTCCATTAAAATGACTAACATTTGATACCTCCGGCAGGTTTCACACCAGTAATTTCATTGTATGTCAGGAGTTGGGGACAAACCGCTTAACCTGAACACAACGTAATATTTATGTCAATGGTGCGAAATCCGTAGTACGGTATAAGATCCCCAATTCCCAGTCCCAAATTTGTCAAGAGGTTGATTATTGTGACGGACAGTAACTTAGAATTCCTTTCCAAAACCGATCCGCTCATTGCCGATTTAATCGGGCAAGAGCTCCAGCGGCAGCGAGACCACCTAGAACTCATCGCCAGCGAAAACTTTACCTCCGCAGCGGTAATGGCAGCTCAAGGCTCAGTGCTGACAAATAAATACGCCGAAGGACTGCCAGCGAAACGGTACTACGGCGGCTGCGAATTTATTGACGGCATCGAGCAAATTGCGATCGACCGCGCCAAACAGCTATTTGGAGCCGCTCACGCCAACGTCCA of Oscillatoria nigro-viridis PCC 7112 contains these proteins:
- a CDS encoding 5-formyltetrahydrofolate cyclo-ligase — protein: MNTAEPSLTKTELRKSLLNTRKSLSAHEWRQKSDRLCNHLQNSPLFTQAKTILAYFSCRQEPDLSPLFVTTRKWGFPRCVGKELSWHIWQPGDALHTGAYGILEPLPDAPKIDHSEVDLMLVPAVGCDVRGYRLGYGGGYYDRMLSLAEWESKVTIGIIFEFASIPQLPVDSWDKPLHGICTESACKIAQRKS
- a CDS encoding fumarylacetoacetate hydrolase family protein, giving the protein MAQRYVRVKTTQGHIHYGLLQLGHSVQVFDAPPWLQGQPTDLELSPDTYQILAPCSPSKIVAVGKNYVDHAAEMGTPVPEEPLLFFKPPSAVIPAGAAIRYPQQSERVDYEGELALVIGEHCSNCTPELAHSKIWGYTIANDVTARDLQKRDNQWARAKGFDTFCPLGPWIVRELSPAAQLQTFVNESERPVQSSQIDRMVFSPDFLVSYISQVMTLIPGDVILTGTPQGVGPLQIGDRVRIEIEGIGSLENTVVISNG
- a CDS encoding Tic20 family protein; the protein is MTWRGSTTVPDRIFASLPYLLPLVDGLAFGRFLFTQFPVLQLLLIPLAPLMQIYSLPFASLIIFFALYLGVVRNENISHFIRFNAMQAILLDIVLMLCGLVLPIFSKGLQVAFIAETLYNMVFLGAFAAFVYAVVQSLLGRYAEIPPLSDAVYMQVR